In the Candidatus Margulisiibacteriota bacterium genome, CCGGACCGCTGGAACAAGGAACAAATCCTTGAGGAACATACATTTCTGGGAAAATTGGCCGCAAATGAAGTTCCGGTTATCCCACCGCTGAAATATGATAACAATACTCTTTTTTTCTTTGATAATATTCCCTTTGCTGTTTTTCACAAAAAAGGAGGTCGCGCTCTTGACGAGTTTGATAAGGAAAGTTGGCAGGAGATCGGCAGATTATTAGGCCGGGTCCATAATGTGGGGGAAACATTTAAAAGGTCCGAGCGTATAATATGGAAACCTGAAATAGTTACCCGTAAAAATGCAGATTACTTATTAAATGGTTTTTTACCTCGGGAATACCAAAAAATATTCGCGGATATTTCGCAGATGTTTATCGAAAAAACCAGGACACTTTTTAGCATAGATCCGATCTTTTTAATTCATGGAGATTGTCACAAGGGGAATCTGATCCATCGTCCTGGTGAAGGTATCTTTATTATAGATTTTGACGATATCTGTGTTGGCCCTGCAGTGCAGGACCTGTGGATGCTTTTACCGGGCAGCCCGGAAGAATCCGGGCAGGAAATGGAGTGGTTTCTGGAAGGTTATGAGGTATTCAGAAAATTTAACCGGGCATCTTTTATTTTGATACCCGCTCTTAAAGTAATGCGTATGCTGCATTTCGCAGCGTGGTGTGCTTTGCAAAGCAAGGATCAACACTTTATCGAACATTTCTCTCAGTGGGGTACGATCAAATACTGGAATGAGCTGATTAAAGATATTCAGAACATTGTTTATTCGCTGGTTTAGTTATTTTTCTGGTATCTTTATTCGCAGCGCTGAAATGAAATTTAAAATCGCGATAAAACCGCCGAAAAGAAACACATACTGAAATCCAAAGACCATCCAGATAATCCCACCCAGAATGGCAACCAGTATGGAGAAAACATGATCAATGGTTACAGACATGGTGAGTGTCGGAGTGATATGGTCCGGATGAGTGGCGATTTTTTTCAGATAAGTTGCTCTGGCCATATTCACGGACATCAGCAGCTGGTCAGCCACAAAACAAGCGGAAACAAGTATAAAAGCAAGATTTTCAGAGAGTAAATTTTTAGCAAAACCGTAGCCTAAACAGACAAATACCAGAGAAACTGCCTCCCAGATGAGTACGGTTTTTTCACCCAGTTTATCAATGGCTTTACCTAAAATCGGCTGGAAAACAATGCCTGCAACGCCGCCGATGGTCAGCAATGTAGCCAGCACAGCAGTGGGTTTATGATAAATTGTAACCAGAACCCATGGTGCGAATGTTAAAAAAATTTGTTTACGTGTACCGAACAATATGGAAAGCCAGTAATAGAGTTTATATTCTTTATGCAATTTCAAGCGGAGCTTGGGAGCGTGCGCTTTGCCCGGTTTCATGAAATAGAAAAATATCGCGGAAGACAGATAAATAACAGCGGCAATAATAAAAGAAATTTTAAAATTAAGATGCAGAAAATTAAAACCCAGAAAAATAAAAAAACTTCCCAGTATTGTGGCCAGATTGCGGATACTGTTCATCTGTCCCAGACGTTTTCCATCCTGGCCTTTGTGAGCCAGTTCCATGCCTATACTGCTGGACAAGGGTAATAATAAATGTTGGCCTGCGCTGAAGAAAAAAATCCAGACGCAGAAGATAGAAAAAGAAGTAGGGAAAAAAGCTATAAGCATTAAACCGAAACTTCCGATCATCCCGGCGAAGACAGCCAGCCTTCTGCTGGGTAAAAAGAATAACGCTGTAGATATAAATACCACCATAAGTCCGGGCAGTTCTCTGGGGAACTCCAGAAATGTTCTCTGAAAACTGGAGATATTAAAGGTTTCATGTAAAAAATTATTCAGCGTGGAGTTTACTATGCTTTCACCAAAGGCTACCAAAGCTATCCCAAAT is a window encoding:
- a CDS encoding MFS transporter; protein product: MLNFLKKFQKELLLFIFGIALVAFGESIVNSTLNNFLHETFNISSFQRTFLEFPRELPGLMVVFISTALFFLPSRRLAVFAGMIGSFGLMLIAFFPTSFSIFCVWIFFFSAGQHLLLPLSSSIGMELAHKGQDGKRLGQMNSIRNLATILGSFFIFLGFNFLHLNFKISFIIAAVIYLSSAIFFYFMKPGKAHAPKLRLKLHKEYKLYYWLSILFGTRKQIFLTFAPWVLVTIYHKPTAVLATLLTIGGVAGIVFQPILGKAIDKLGEKTVLIWEAVSLVFVCLGYGFAKNLLSENLAFILVSACFVADQLLMSVNMARATYLKKIATHPDHITPTLTMSVTIDHVFSILVAILGGIIWMVFGFQYVFLFGGFIAILNFISALRIKIPEK
- a CDS encoding serine/threonine protein kinase → PDRWNKEQILEEHTFLGKLAANEVPVIPPLKYDNNTLFFFDNIPFAVFHKKGGRALDEFDKESWQEIGRLLGRVHNVGETFKRSERIIWKPEIVTRKNADYLLNGFLPREYQKIFADISQMFIEKTRTLFSIDPIFLIHGDCHKGNLIHRPGEGIFIIDFDDICVGPAVQDLWMLLPGSPEESGQEMEWFLEGYEVFRKFNRASFILIPALKVMRMLHFAAWCALQSKDQHFIEHFSQWGTIKYWNELIKDIQNIVYSLV